GCGTTGTTTTGCAGGAGGTAAGGCCTGATTTTGATCAGGATGCAGAACTCATAAAGCCATTGTCAGCGATGGCTTTATTACCGGAGTGTATTAATGCAGGAGGACTTCCTCCTGCTTAGCATAAACTGAATGGGCATCATTATTCACTGAGGCTGGTATGCAACAAACAACAAAGATGAGTGCGAATGATATTCGGAGCTTAATTTCACCAGAGTATGTTGATATCGTTTTTAACTTCCTCACTGATTATACAGAAACGGTCAGGCATGAATTGATGGATGAATGTCTGAAGTTTTTATGGATTTGTTCGTCAATTAATAAAAAAGCCTTCGTTCCGGTGAGCCAGGATGTCGATAATGTCTGGCATGCATTTATCCTGCAAACACGTCTGTATCCGGGGCTGTGTAGTATTCTGCCGGGAAAGGATTTTATTCATCACCAGAGTGGTTCCTTCCATGATTACATGAGTGCGACATCGGGTCAGTTGATGGCTGAGGAACTCGTGTTTTGGTTGACTGAATATCACCGTCTGTTCGGCGACTTTACAGCGGAATCGGCTAAACATTGGGTGATAGTTAATTTTCTGATGCAGGGTGAAGGGTTAAGTCTGGCCGACGTTAATACGCTGGCCGCCGGAGGGGAAGTCAGTGTTTCTTTGACTGATACGGAGGCCCCAGCCAATGCAAAACAAACCTCTGTCCTTTCGCATGGCGACTGTTGATGATGTCGCTGATATTTATGAACTGATAAACAGTTGCTGCATGGATTTGCCTGGAAAATCAGGGAAAAGTCGGGGTTCATTGCCTCCGGTTGACGTTGTAAATCTTACACAGCAGTTAAGTGAGCAACGTTCAGCCATCGCTGTGGATAAGCATCGCATCGTGGGTTACGTCGGTATCAGCCACGTACATTTTGAGGATGAAGACTGGCTGAGAATTGGGCCAATTTGTTCTCTGGCTGAATCTTCCAGTGCAGGCATCAGCCTGATGAAATGGTGGAAAACACACTATGTGGTTCGGCAAAACTACGCGGGATTGCTCGGTTATGTCACCAATCCGCGTGTTGCAAAACTCTATCGCTATTATTTTTCTGCCAGCCATAGAGAATATATCCGGCCAAATGGTGAGGTGATGGATATTATGTATTGCAGATTTTAAATATATTGGTAACAAAGGGTGCCTGCGGGGCTACTTATGTCGCCTCGCAGGTACCCTGGGAAAAAAATCGGATCTCTGGCATTTGAATGGTTCCACGTGGTGTGGAGTGAGATAGGGTAATAAATTCAGCCAATTGAGAAGACACCATCCGTCGCCTCCGCACCCCAGACATAATTTCAGTATTGTCCTTTGACATCATCTAAGCTCTCTTTGTATACAGGTCATTAATCGTAATCTGTGATGCTGGCCGGTTATTTTATCATTGTTATACAATAAAATGTCATTGCCAGGAAGGGCTGTGATGTGAGTGTGAAATTAATGAAGAGAATAACTCAATATATCTAAGGAGAGAATATGCTTTCTGCCACAAGTGCTATTTCGTCTGCCTCAACTTCATCTCTTGCTAATCGATGCCGTGTGGACTCATCTTTTCATGCTCCACAAAATATTGTCTCGGTTAATAATACGGAAATAACGCATCCAGGTTCGAATGTCGCTGATGACGTGAGTGAAAAAATGGACTGTTCGATAAAAGTACCTGAAATAGTCCACTTTGTCTGGGAAGGAAAAGGTGCACCGGAGTCCCATCTTGCTAATATCCTCAACTTCAGAAGAATTAACCCGGAATTCGAGATTAAGATCTGGACGACCTGCCCAGCAACGATTATGCGGACTCTGGAAAAAATGCTCCATAGTGATGACGCAAAGTATCGTTATCTGGCATTTAATTTTAGCGATATCAAAGAGGGTGTACGCTTCCTGAAAACAGAAGATCCCCGGCCACTTTTCTCTGCTTTCCCACCGGGGGTTTATGCTGCCTGGGCGAGAGAACATTATGGAAGTTTTGCTAATCAGGCAGCGGCATCCGATGTTACCCGCCTGGCGGCTTTATACCATTTTGGCGGAACTTACTTTGATATCGATGTGAGCATGACGAAAAAATTTAACTGCCCGAAGTATAACCCAGAAGAAAAGCAAACATGTGGAATATTAACCTACGGCAACTCCGTCATCACCGCGATAAAAAATAGTCCGGCAATTGCCGATACATTGATGACTATCGATAAAAACTACAAAGTGATCCCCAGAAAGACCAGTGACGTTTTCTACTCCCGGCACAATTTGTATA
The window above is part of the Pantoea cypripedii genome. Proteins encoded here:
- a CDS encoding TcdA/TcdB catalytic glycosyltransferase domain-containing protein; the encoded protein is MLSATSAISSASTSSLANRCRVDSSFHAPQNIVSVNNTEITHPGSNVADDVSEKMDCSIKVPEIVHFVWEGKGAPESHLANILNFRRINPEFEIKIWTTCPATIMRTLEKMLHSDDAKYRYLAFNFSDIKEGVRFLKTEDPRPLFSAFPPGVYAAWAREHYGSFANQAAASDVTRLAALYHFGGTYFDIDVSMTKKFNCPKYNPEEKQTCGILTYGNSVITAIKNSPAIADTLMTIDKNYKVIPRKTSDVFYSRHNLYTCDKSSFRNEDVWDIKRTTTRGRLIGSVALTGIDILKEAWWPEADLFNCNYQFGHNERKTTLPANVFYLQKYKNEIFHLYMDNDESRQFLSDLHDPLSRDWRKEVDGKAESYKWVSTAKSRRTSI